The following DNA comes from Sorex araneus isolate mSorAra2 chromosome 5, mSorAra2.pri, whole genome shotgun sequence.
cacgaggccaacatgTGTTCAGTCtatggcaacccatatggtcccatgagcaccgccaggactgtcctgaatgcaaagctagtAATAACCCTTGAATATTGCTGGGTTGGAAACTTCATAAACACATGTCTTCATAATAAGGAAGATCTAGCACAGTGGTTCAGTATATGCTAAATAGCATTCAGGGATGACTTTTATACACCGTAATTACTGCAGATAGCAAGAATGAATTGCATTTTAGTAATATGTCAAGTATCTTGTGCAGTTGTAGAAGTCTTAGAGTGTCTTTGATATGTATGTATTTGATTTTCATGTTGACTATGACGTAACCTACATAACTTATGTaggtattaaatattataaaccaGCTATATTGAACTAGATAAATATTTCGGTTGGTCTTAAAACATCTCATGAAcaatataaaattcttttctatctttGGGGCAAATGTAATCCAGTCTGATGATGAGAAAAACGATATGCATTATGATGCGGAGATTATCCTTACAAGACAAACATTGGTAGAAATACAGAAGTTTCTCAATGGAGAAGAATGGAAGCCAGGAGCTCTGGATGATGCACTAagtgatattttaattaattttaagtttcACAATTTTGAAAAATGGAAGTGGCGATTTGAAGATTCTTTTGGAGTGGATCCATATAATTTGTTTATGGTAagatgggagaggagggagacaTTTTAGTGACAGGGTTTTTTCCTCTTATACACTTTAATATatagttttcaaattttattttaggtactgtgatttacagtattgataATGGCAAGGTCTCATGCACAAAACATTCCATTACCATCCACCAGAGTACTCACTTCCCTTGCCATGTCCCCTTTCCATGTTCTATCCTCCAAGCCCCCAGCAGTGCTATGCTTCCTACTAAAGATCAGTTCtaagtttctgttgcctttgagtatttgtttccttagacagtacagtgggtagggcacctgacTTACCTTAAGGTAAGGAAGATCTGGGACAGTGTTTCAGTATTAGCATTCAGGGGTGAATGAAGAGTATCTGGGTTCAGTCcatggcaacccatatggtcccatgagcactgctagaagtaattcttgaatgcaaaaccaggaataactcctgaatattgctaggtgtgatcccaaaacaaacaaaatgttggaAATGTCATAAACGTATGCTTTAATAATAAGGAAGTTCGGGGACAGTGGTTCAGTATTTGTTGTATATATAAGggcagtctttctgtgtctgtctccttctcaGCCTCACTCCACGTGATCCTCTCCAGACCTATCCATATAGCAGCACATTTCATGATTTGTTAGCTAAGTAGCATTTTTATACACTCTTttgttgcttttggaccacacttggcagtgctcagggcttactcttggcagtgctcgggggataatatgggatgctggggattgaactccagccAGCTGCATGTgcagcaagtgccctgcccactgtgctatccctccggcacTTATACAAAGTTCTGCTGTGATCATGTTATGAGATACCAAGTCACTCATGATATGCAGCAAAATTGTGCAAATGACATTGTATATTGAGTGCAGTCCTCGTGTTTCTGCTTCTCTTGTTCcggagggtgggtgggaagggatgTTGGCCACTGACCCTGTTCTGCTTGTCTTTGAGGTGCTGCTGTGTCTGCTGTGTATCGTGGTCTTAGTAGCTACTGAGCTGTGGACCTATGTTCATTGGTACACCCAGTTGAGACGTATCTTACTCATCAGTTTCCTCTTCAGTGTGGGATGGAActggatatatttatataaggtGGGGGTCTTGAAATTCtttaatgttttataataaaagaacTGTGATCCATTTAgagctcctgtgtgtgtgtgtgtgtgtgtgtgtgtgtgtgtagtgggtgAAAGGTGTGATTAACAACTTCTCaactatatttgtatttttctttttcctttctgttttgtttgggggttgtgAGGTGGGAGACTTGACCAGTTATTGGGGGCAGATGGGTTTAAAAATTAGACTTCCACCTGGAAATAATCACTTTCAGTGTCTTATGGTGTTTACAGTCTTTTTTTCTGCattcattttttagtttttagaaaattgaaaagtttattggaatgtaggagagaaaggaaaaagagtccCCCTGCGGGGAGAAACAGTATAATACTGagttctgcattttaaaaattgggatcACTTATATATAGGAATTCAAAAGAAGCACTAGTGTTGCTGTCAGAATAGCACAAGCATAAAGGGAAATTTCTGATCTTCCTAGCAGGGTGAGCTGGGCAGCTGGAGAATCTCAGCGCATTCATCTCATTGAATAATTTGGGTTATTTCCTTAACTTTTTGGTTTGGTCTAAGTTCCACAGCTTTTGGAATCTTAACTGTTTACAAAGTGAAGGAAGGCAGGCTTATtgaatattgttattttaatgatttCCGTTGGGAAGCTTTGATTATTAAAGGTACATTATCCTAGGGACCCAAATGCAGCTCACAGGTGGAGTGAATGCTCAGCTATGACCCTGCATTGGCTCCAGGcactatgaaaaacaaactattttcCATTGGTGTTGAAAATCACCCAAGGAAGACACTGCTTTGTCTTTCTTGGATGAGTTAGAAAATGGGAAGTTATTATATGTAGCTATGTTGGAGGGGGATAACATGaatttttatcctttttggaattttttagaaaaatcaatTGTGTTAGTAAAAAGGTTTTCCATGGGCCCAGGATGTAACTGAGTGGTAGAACACCTGCTTTGGATGTACAGAGACATCCTGTACATCcaatcccccccccacacacacacacaatttttctttataattaggaattatagttgtttgtttttatgctaAGACTGATTTGCCACGAgctgtaaaaataataaacaaggccagagagctaatacagcggggagggcacttgcctagcatgtggccaggCCTGGTTCCATCTGTGGCAtcctctgggtcccctgagcctggccagaagttactcctgggcactgacaggtgtggcctcaaaaaaaacGGCGAAAGAGAAATACTGCACATTCTTTGCCGTTTAACTTTTTTAACGACCTGGCGTGGCTGGGTAGTGAGGACTTGCCGGGTTCGGGGTGTGGTGTGACCTTCACTGTGGCTTTCCTTCTCCCCGTCGGTGTGGCCAGCTCGCGTTTGCACAGCATCAGGCGGAAATTGCCAAAATGGAGCCATCAAACAATGTGTGTGCCGAGAAGATGAACTGGGCTAGCAGTCTCTGGGGTAAGGTGCTGACCAGCTTACTCACATTATTCTGAACAGTTATTAGTGACCGCATACCAGCGATTCATAAAGAATTTATTAGATTCTAGGAGGTTTTTCTTCACTGAATCTTTAACGTCAGTAGACTCTACAAGGGTCTCAGGTTTAGAAGTAGTGACTTGTGCATTTTTTATAAGTCACCGTGTTCTGGTATCAGTTTTCATAGGGAAGTTCTTTGTGCTGGCTCTGACATTACCTGTCAAGTAATAACAGATGAATCCTCTGTTCACTGGGGCTCAGAGTCTTCAGCACAGTCCTGAGACTCTGGTGTGGCAGTGGATATGAATTGCTACCTATTGTCTGATTTCACGCTAGCCTTCGCCTTCAGTATTGAAGCagttataaatcacagtacctcaataacaTCGGATGGTGGTAGAGTGAagtcaaaaactaaaatattgtCTTACTTTTGCAAATGCAGTGTGACTTTTATAAAATGACTcagtgttttctgtttctttgaataGAATGGTTTCGAATATCCTGGACTTTTAAGGATGACCCGTGCCAAAAGTACTATGAGCTCTTGGTTGTCAGCCCTGTTTGGTTGGTCCCACCAACAAAGGTACATGTTCTGGAACATTGACTCTACAGAGGTTTGATACCGAGGGCGATTTTGCTAATAATTTTCCCAGAAAAATGCAGTTTCACTACACAGTGTGAACAGTGTCTGGTGGCTCCGAGAATGGATGCAGCCCCGGCCTCGTCCTCTGCGTGctgctgccctgagcactgtgggtgtgggtggctcagaaataataataataataaataaaaataaaattttatttattgaaaaataaagtggCACATGGCAGCactttaattgaataaaaaagTTTTAGTGCAATTAATTTGACTTAATTGTGGGCCTCAGTTCTTTGAGGGAAACGACGTTGcttctgtcttttgttttagGCAGTGGCAGTCACGTTCACCACCTTTGTCACGGAGCCATTGAAGTACGTCGGCAAAGGTCTGGGGGAGTTCATCAGGGCGTTCATGAAGGAGATCCCGGGCATCCTGCATATCCCCGTGCTTGTCATCGTGGCGCTGGCAGCCATGGTTAGTAAGAGCAGCACGGAGCACAGACAAGGGTAGAGAAGGCATTTCTGAAACCACCCAGCTGCCCTGGTAACATCAGGATCAGTCTTGACTGGGATAAAAAAAGGTGgctttggttttaaaaaaaatttttttattacagaTTTTGTTATTCTGCTAAGTGCCTTCCAGTTTGACTATTGCTGTCTTAGCAGTGACCTGGAACTGTGCGTCTCAGCCTTTCCCAACCACATTCCCTCCATCTGGCCTGGTTTCCTCCCTGTGACCCCTCCGGCTTCTGGTTGACCCCAGTCTCATGCAGTGGTCTCTCTCATTTAtgaggtttttattattattattattattgtgccCCCTTGAACTGTCTTGACTGCTCACAGGTGGTCATATGGCCCTGGTCTTTCCTATGAAATTGCAAATGCACAGGAGACTGTATATAATAaacaattttgaataatttttacatttttcagatTACTAATCTTCCCTGTAAATTCCTTGTTTTTGCCAAACTGCTATTACGTAAGTCATATAATAGTATATGTAAAAGTCAGACTGTATTCAACTGACTGAAATGGCTAATGAATTCACATTTCATTGATGATTGCGGACTTGCACTTAACAGATTtgggttgtttttgggccacacccagcaatgttcaagggtcactcctgactgttctgccacacgggatgccagggatcaaacttgggttggtcataTGCTGGGCAAaagtcttacccactgtagtattgctttggccccaggaatagatatctttttaaaaaagaaatgaaattgagCCAGGAATGTGCCTCAGAGGAAGAGCTCGAACCTTGCAGGTGTGAGAGCTTGCGTTTGATACTTagcactacaaaaaaaaagtacaagactGTGCACTCTGATTAAGTCACCTCGTTAAGTACTGAGTcatgtgtatttcttttcctCCTAGACTTTCTGCTATGGTGCTGGGAAGTCTATCCCTATGCTGAGACACGTGCAAGGCCCCGAGAGCGAGCCGCCTCCAGCCCTGGAGCCTGGTCGTGGCCAAGGCCGCCGCCTGCAGGAGCTTGACTACAGAAGCCCCGGGGGAGCAGGTGATGCAGTGCACAGGGGCCACATCGAGCC
Coding sequences within:
- the CLCC1 gene encoding chloride channel CLIC-like protein 1 isoform X3, whose amino-acid sequence is MSCAAVPDLIWAESVPVTPHPRHYKLIEECEKKKMKDCESQSSPVFRRYLNKILIEARKLGLSDDEKNDMHYDAEIILTRQTLVEIQKFLNGEEWKPGALDDALSDILINFKFHNFEKWKWRFEDSFGVDPYNLFMVLLCLLCIVVLVATELWTYVHWYTQLRRILLISFLFSVGWNWIYLYKLAFAQHQAEIAKMEPSNNVCAEKMNWASSLWEWFRISWTFKDDPCQKYYELLVVSPVWLVPPTKAVAVTFTTFVTEPLKYVGKGLGEFIRAFMKEIPGILHIPVLVIVALAAMTFCYGAGKSIPMLRHVQGPESEPPPALEPGRGQGRRLQELDYRSPGGAGDAVHRGHIEPRARGPYEMTHEGRSDVLRARDGDLRFQPGTRSPEVLRPFDFPDAEARELPQVVPSHNPPVLDTKTKEGSGFSGGSMTKSTHPAKPAYGPEPSETEPPAPPPASPEPGKTHLRTDPSSSPEENSKAAQVCGQQLDGGPCS
- the CLCC1 gene encoding chloride channel CLIC-like protein 1 isoform X1; this translates as MLCFLFLCECLLLVTAHAHDDDWIDPTDMLNYDAASGTMRKSQMKYGMLEKKESNPDLPYADELSECYKSLDSLTYKIEECEKKKMKDCESQSSPVFRRYLNKILIEARKLGLSDDEKNDMHYDAEIILTRQTLVEIQKFLNGEEWKPGALDDALSDILINFKFHNFEKWKWRFEDSFGVDPYNLFMVLLCLLCIVVLVATELWTYVHWYTQLRRILLISFLFSVGWNWIYLYKLAFAQHQAEIAKMEPSNNVCAEKMNWASSLWEWFRISWTFKDDPCQKYYELLVVSPVWLVPPTKAVAVTFTTFVTEPLKYVGKGLGEFIRAFMKEIPGILHIPVLVIVALAAMTFCYGAGKSIPMLRHVQGPESEPPPALEPGRGQGRRLQELDYRSPGGAGDAVHRGHIEPRARGPYEMTHEGRSDVLRARDGDLRFQPGTRSPEVLRPFDFPDAEARELPQVVPSHNPPVLDTKTKEGSGFSGGSMTKSTHPAKPAYGPEPSETEPPAPPPASPEPGKTHLRTDPSSSPEENSKAAQVCGQQLDGGPCS
- the CLCC1 gene encoding chloride channel CLIC-like protein 1 isoform X4 → MKDCESQSSPVFRRYLNKILIEARKLGLSDDEKNDMHYDAEIILTRQTLVEIQKFLNGEEWKPGALDDALSDILINFKFHNFEKWKWRFEDSFGVDPYNLFMVLLCLLCIVVLVATELWTYVHWYTQLRRILLISFLFSVGWNWIYLYKLAFAQHQAEIAKMEPSNNVCAEKMNWASSLWEWFRISWTFKDDPCQKYYELLVVSPVWLVPPTKAVAVTFTTFVTEPLKYVGKGLGEFIRAFMKEIPGILHIPVLVIVALAAMTFCYGAGKSIPMLRHVQGPESEPPPALEPGRGQGRRLQELDYRSPGGAGDAVHRGHIEPRARGPYEMTHEGRSDVLRARDGDLRFQPGTRSPEVLRPFDFPDAEARELPQVVPSHNPPVLDTKTKEGSGFSGGSMTKSTHPAKPAYGPEPSETEPPAPPPASPEPGKTHLRTDPSSSPEENSKAAQVCGQQLDGGPCS
- the CLCC1 gene encoding chloride channel CLIC-like protein 1 isoform X5, whose translation is MLCFLFLCECLLLVTAHAHDDDWIDPTDMLNYDAASGTMRKSQMKYGMLEKKESNPDLPYADELSECYKSLDSLTYKIEECEKKKMKDCESQSSPVFRRYLNKILIEARKLGLSDDEKNDMHYDAEIILTRQTLVEIQKFLNGEEWKPGALDDALSDILINFKFHNFEKWKWRFEDSFGVDPYNLFMVLLCLLCIVVLVATELWTYVHWYTQLRRILLISFLFSVGWNWIYLYKLAFAQHQAEIAKMEPSNNVCAEKMNWASSLWEWFRISWTFKDDPCQKYYELLVVSPVWLVPPTKAVAVTFTTFVTEPLKYVGKGLGEFIRAFMKEIPGILHIPVLVIVALAAMTFCYGAGKSIPMLRHVQGPESEPPPALEPGRGQGRRLQELDYRSPGGAA